DNA sequence from the Agromyces aureus genome:
GCCGTGAGCACGTGCTTCGTGGCCGTGATCGGGTGTCCCCGATCCGCCGGGGTGAACCCCAGGTCGCGCATGAGCAGCGCCGCGACCACGAACATGAGCACCAGCACGCCCGCGCGCATGAGGAACGGCACCCCGAGATCGGTCGCCTGCGCGACAACGCCGCCGAGCGTCGAGCCGCCGAGCATGGCGATGCCCGCGACCGACACCCCGCGTCCGAACACCTGCTCGAGGCTGCCCGTGTAGCCCGTGGCCGTGAGCGCGTCGACGAGCCACGCCTCGACCGCGCCCGAGAAGAACGTGAAGCCGAGCCCGAGCAGCACCGACACGAGCGCCCACGCCCAGAACGGCGAGTGCCACACCCACAGCAGGTAGTACAGCACGGTCGTCACGGCCAGCGTGACCGTGCCGAGGAGGTACGACACCCGCCGCCCGAGCGTGTCGGCGATCACGCCCGTCGGCACCTCGAACACGACCATGCCGATCGAGAAGAACGAGTTCGCGGCGAACGCCTCGAGGTTCGTCAGCCCCGCGTCGAGCAGGAACAGCGTGTTGATGCCCCAGATGAACGAGGCCGCAAGCGTGTTGCCGATGAGCAGCGTGAAGTAGACGGCCTGCACGCGGCCCGGCGTGGAGGACGGCGCCGACGGCGTCGCTGCCGTGGGGGCGCTCATCGCGGGAACCGGCTCACCCGCCCATCCTCCGCCTGCGGCGTCCGCGCCGCCACCCGCCGAGGTCTCAAACCCCGCCACCGAAACCCGAGCGCGGTTCGGCCATCCGGATGCCGCGGGGTAGCATGCTGCCACCCCCACGCCCGTGGCACCAGGCGCACCCACGCCGCCGCGCGGCATCCGCTCGACCCGAAAGCACCCCCATGCGCAAGCGCACCGTCGCGCTCATCACCGTCTCGGCCGTCGTCCTCGCCCTCGCCGGCGGGGTCTACTGGGCGGGGCGAGACCTCTTCCACGAGCCCTCCGCGAAGGGCGTCGAGTCCGTCGTCGGCGAGCTCGGCGGCACCCGCGTGCTCGGCGTCTTCGCGCACCCCGACGACGAGCAGACCGTCAACGGCCTCTTCTTCCGCGCCAAGCACCGCGACGGCGCCTACACCGCCATGATCACGGCGACGCGTGGCGAGGCCGGCGAGCAGGGGCCGGTGGTCGGGCGCCAGGAGGATCTCGGCGACATCCGCAAGGCCGAGGCCCTGAAGAACAGCTTCAACCTCGGCGTCGACGAGCACGAGGTCTGGGACTACCCCGACGGCGGCGTGCCCGAGGCCGACGAAGACGAGCTGGTCGACCGCGTCGCCGCCACGATGCGCCGCGTGAAGCCCGACGTCGTGGTGACGTTCTGGCCCGAGAGCGGCGCCACCGGCCACAAGGACCACATGCAGATGGGGCACGTGACCGAGCTCGCGATCGCCCAGCTCGAGGAGGCCGGGGGCTCGTACACCGGCCCCGACCAGATCGCCTACACGATCAGCCCGACCAAGGCGCTCATCGCGTTCGGCGGCAAGGTCGGGGCGTTCGTCGTCGCCAACCAGCCCGAGCCGAACTACGCGATGCCCGCCGAGGTCGGCACGAAGTTCGAGGGATGGCAGATCCACGCCTCGCAGCGCGACTTCATGCCCGAGTCGTACATCCTGCCCACCTGGGCGATCTACGCCCTCTGGGACCACGAGTTCTACCGCACGCGCGACCTGGCGGCCGAGCCGCTGGGCTGAGCTGGGCTGAGCTCGGCTGAGCCCGGCCTGACGATCGAGTCGCCTCAGCCTGGCGCCATCCCCCGATACCGGACAGAATCGAGCACACCATGCCGAGCATCACGAGTTCCGACGACGTCGACCTGCACTACCTCGAGTGGGGCGACCCCTCGGCGCGTACGGTCGTGCTGATCGCGGGGTTCAAGGCCGCCGCGACCAGCTGGCGGTACCAGGTCAAGCCGCTCGAGCGGGCGGGCCTGCGCGTCATCGCCTTCGACCGGCGCGGCCACGGCAGGTCGGGGGTCGGCCCTGCCGACGGGCACACCATGCGCCGGCACGGCGCCGACATCCGCGACCTGCTCGAGTCGCTCGACCTGCACGACGCGACCCTGGTCGGGCAGTCGATGGGCGCGAACTCGATCTGGGCGATGCTCCGGGCGACTCCGGATGCCGCGGCTCGCGTGCGCGACGTCGTCACCGTCGACCAGACGCCGAAGATGCTGAACGACGACGACTGGGCCCACGGGTTCTACGACTACGACGCCACGAACCGGGACACCTTCTTCGCGACGGGGATCCCCGATCCCGGGCGCTTCCCGGCGAAGGCCAAGGGCCTCGTGCGCATCGCTCGCATCCTGCGCGCGATGGAGCTGCCGAAGGGCGGGAAGCCGACGTTCACCGCCGCCGAGCTCGAGTTGCTGCACGACCACGCGATCGCCGATTGGCGCTCCACGATCGCCGCGACCTCTGTGCCGACACTCTTCGTCGCCGGCGCCGAGAGCGAGTTCTGGCCCTCGGCGCATGCCGCGGCATCCGCAGCCCTGAACTCGCTCGCGAGCTCGACCGTGATCGCGCACGACGGGCACGCCGCGAACATCGAGCAGCCCGCCCGCTTCAACGACGAGCTGCTGGCGTTCCTCGCGCGCTAGCTGTTCTGCTCCTCGCTCAGAACGCCTTGCCCGGGTTCAGCGTGCCCTTCGGGTCGAGCGCCTGCTTGATCGCCGCGTGCATCGCGATCACCCGGTCGCCGAGTTCGGCGCGCGCGCCGGGGAGCTTCAGCAGTCCAACGCCGTGCTCGCCCGTGACCGTTCCCCCGAGCGCGCGGCACTCGTCGACGATGCGGTCGAACGCGAGCTTCGCCCTGGCCTTCGCGGCGTCGTCGCCCTCGGGCGCGATGATGAGCGGGTGCAGGTTGCCGTCGCCCGCGTGCGCGATGTTCGCGATCACGACATCGAACTCGGCCGCCGCGGACTGGATGCGCGCGAGCATCTCGGGCACGGCGCCGCGCGGCACGCAGATGTCCTCGGTGAGCACCGGCCCGAGGCGCTCGAGCGCCGGGTACGCGAGCCGTCGAGCCACGAACAGCCGGTCGACCTCGTCGGCGTCCGCGGCCTGCTCGACCGAGAGCGCGCCGGCGCCGGTCATGAGGTCGGCGACGGATGCCGCGTGCCGCTCGCCGAGCGCAGCGACCTCGTCGACCTTGGCGAGCAGGAGCGTGTCGACCCCGTGCGGGAGCCCGAGCGACTGCCAGGCATCGACGGCCTCGATGCACGTGCGGTCGAGGATCTCGAGGGCCGACGGCACGATGCCCGACGCGCTGATCGCCGAAACGGCCTCGCCGGCGGCGATGAGCGAGCCGAAGGCGCCGACGACCGCACGCTCCTCGCGGCCCGCGAGCGGCAGCAGCTTCACGGTGACCTGCGTGATGATGCCGAGCGTGCCCTCCGACCCCACCATGAGCGCCGTCAGGTCGAAGCCCGTGACGCCCTTCGCCGTTCGTCGGCCGAGGTCGACGATCTCGCCGTCGGCGAGCACGACGCGCAACCCGAGCACGTAGTCGCGGGTCACGCCGTACTTCACGCAGCAGATGCCGCCGGCGTTCGTGGCCGCGTTGCCGCCGATCGTCGAGATGCGGTAGCTCGCCGGGTCGGGCGGATACCAGAGGCCCTGCTCGGCGACCGCCTGCCGCAGCGTGTCGTTGATGACGCCCGCCTCGGCGACCGCGAATCGCTCCGCGGCGTCGATCTCGACGATGCGGGTCATGCGCTCGAGCGAGAGCACGATGCCGTCGGCCACCGCGTTGGCCCCGCCCGACAGCCCGGTGCCCCCACCTCGCGGAACCACGCGGGCTCCGGATGCCGCCGCCAGCCGCACGACGGCGGCCACATCCCCTTCGTGCTCGGCGAGCACCACGGCGAGCGGGAGCTCGAACGGCGCCCACTCTGCGTCGTCGTGCGCGTACTCGGCGAGCGCTGCGGCATCCGTCACCACCTGGTCGGCGCGCAGCAGTCGCTGCAGTTCCGCGACGACGGCCCCTCGGTCGACGACCGGCCGGGCGTCGATGGGTGCGGCGTGGTTCGGAGGTGCGGCACTGCTCATGCGTGCGAGCCTAACCGCGCCCGCCGAGCGTCCCGAAGCCGCCCGGTCAGAACCTGCGCGCGAACGGCCGCGGCTTGCGCATGCGCACGAGCAGCACGATCGGCACGAGCACGTAGGGCAGGTTGAACGCGAGGAACTTGACCGGGTTCGGCGTGACCCACTCCGGCTCGCCGAAGAACTCGACGCCGAACACGATGATGCCCGTGATGGTCGAGATCATGGTCGCGTAGATGACGCTCGGCAGCTGGATCCAGTTCCACCCGCGCACGAGCGAGATCACCAGCACGATGTAGAACGGCATGTAGACGAAGGCCGACAGGCCGGTCACGATGCGCATCCACGTCGGCGGCTCCATGAACAGCGGGTCGGTGTCGTGGGCGTACCACCAGTTCGAGTTCACGAAGAAGTTCGACGACGGCTGCGAGAAGTCGACCCCGATCGACGGCAGCAGGTCGCTGATCAGGCTCGTGATCGTGAACAGCGAGAACATCACGATGAAGAACCAGTCGAACCGGCGCTCCCGCAGGCCCAGGTTCGGCGGTCGGCACGGGTCGACGGTCGCGTGGGCGGTCGGGTCGACGGATGCCGCGGCGGCCGGCCCGGCCTCGGTGGCGCCATCGGGCGGGGTCACTGCGGTCATGGGGCCCGAGCGTACTGGTTCGGCGATCGCTCGCGCCATGCCGACGCGCCCGCCCATCGAGATGCCGGAAGCTGTCGGCATCGGTCCCACGGATCCGACGACGAGTGGCATCTCGGGCGGGCTCGGGCGGGCGGCGCGCCGTCGCGCGCCGGGCGGAAGTCCGCCGCACGACGGATCCGCCCGCGGCATCCGCTCGCTAGCGTTGGAGGATGAGCGCCACCGTTGCACCGCCCGTGATCGACGGGGTCGAGTGGGTGCGCCCGCGGCCCGACCGTCGCGCGTACCGCCACGACGTGATCCTCGCCCTCGTGCTCGCCGCCGCCACCGGGGCGAGCGTCGTGCTGTACCGCATCACGGGCATGACCGAGAACGGCCCGTGGTGGGGCGCTGCACTCTGGGCGGTCGGCATGACGCTGCCGCTCGCGGCTCGCCGCCGGTGGCCCGAGGTCGTCGCGATCGTCGCCTCGGCGGTGTTCGTGGCGGGCTCGATGACCGGCGTGATCGAACTGCTCTTCTCCAACATCGCGCTCTTCATCGCCATCTACACCGTCGGCGCCTGGAGCCGCTCGCGGGTGAGGGCCAACCTCGTGCGCGGGGCGATCGTCATCTCCATGTTCGGCTGGCTGTTCTGGGGCCTCATCACCTCGTCGTTGGCGCAGGACTTCCTCCCCGAGCTCGACCGCGACGGACTGCTGTCGCCGTTCGTCGCCTACAGCCTCATCAACGTACTCACGAACCTGCTGTACTTCGGCGGCGCGTGGTACTTCGGCGACACCGCCTACCGGTCGGCGCGGGCCAGGGCCGAGCTCGAGCAGCGCACCGCCGAGCTCGCGGCCGAGCGCGAACGCACCAGGGTGCAGGCCGTCGCCCTCGAGCGGCTGCGCATCGCCCGCGAGCTGCACGACGTGGTCGCGCACCACGTGTCGGTGATCGGCGTGCAGGCGGGTGCCGCACGCCGGGTGCTCGCGAAGGATCCGGATGCCGCGGCCGCGGCGCTCTCGTCGATCGAGTCGAGCGCACGCGACGCCGTCGACGAACTGCACGGCCTGCTCGGCACGCTGCGCGGCGAAGCCGACACGGGTTCGATCGACGTGGCCCCCGGCATCGGTGACGACGGGCCGTTGACGGCCAGCACCTCGACGCGCTGCATCGAACGCATCGACGAGCTCGTCGCCGACAGCGCCACGAGCGGCCTGGCGGTGACCCTCTCCGTCGTCGGCGAGGCGCGCCCGGTCTCCGCGGTCGTCGACCTCAGCGCCTATCGCATCGCGCAGGAGGCGCTCACCAACGTTCGCAAGCACGCCGGGCCGTCGGCGACCACCGAGGTGCGAGTGCGGTGGGATGCCGACGCCGTCGAAGTCGAGGTGACGAACACGGGCACCGCGACCAGGGCGGCCGTCGGGCCGTCGACCGAGGCGGCCGGCTGGGGGGTCCGCGGTGCGGCCGGCGGCGGCAGCGCGGGCAGCGGCAGGAGCCCCGTCGCCGGCGGACATGGCGCGGCCGGCGGCGGACTCGGCCAGCTCGGCATGCGCGAGCGGGTGGGTGCGGCCGGCGGCACGCTCGAGGTGGGCCCACGGGCGCGGGGCGGGTACCTCGTGCGCGCACGCTTCCCGCTTCGTCGCGAGGGGGTCGCCTCGTGAGCATCCGCGTGCTCGTCGTCGACGACCAGAGCCTCGTCCGCGCCGGCTTCCGCACGATCCTCGATTCCGAGGACGGCATCGAGGTCGTCGGCGAGGCGTCCGACGGTGCGGCGGCGATCACCCAGGTCGCGGCCCTCCAGCCCGACGTCGTGTGCATGGACGTGCAGATGCCCGGCATGGACGGCCTCGAGGCCACCAGGCGCATCACAGCCGACGCGACCACCTCCGCCGCGGTGCTCGTGCTCACGACGTTCAACCGCGAGGACTACCTCTTCGAGGCCCTCGAGGCCGGCGCGAGCGGATTCCTGCTGAAGAACTCGAGCCCCGAGCAACTCATCGAGGCCGTGCAGGTCGTCGCCCGCGGCGACGCGCTGCTCTCACCCGACGTCACGCGTCGGGTCATCGAGGCCGTCGCGAGCCGAGCCGAGCGGATGCCGCGCGCCGGCGAGGTTCCCGAAACAGGCGCCGGCTCTGCCCTCGCGTCCGAAACCGGCGCACGCAGCTCATCGGTGGCGGCGATGCCGGTTTCCGGCTCGCCCGAGCTCGATTCGCTGACGGATCGCGAACGCGAGGTGCTCGAGTTCCTCGCCGAGGGCATCTCGAACGCCGAGATCGCCCAGCGCATGTGGGTGGGCGAGGCCACCGTGAAGACGCACGTTTCGAAGGTGCTCATGAAGCTCGGGCTGCGCGACCGCGTGCACGCCGTCGTCTACGCCTACGAGCACGGCATCGTGCGCCCCGGAAGCTGACGCCCGCGGCCCCGTGTCTCGGGCCTCGGTCGGCGTCGGACGGCCGGCCGTTCGGACCCCGGTGCACGGCGCTACGCTCGACGCCATGGCCGAGACCACTGAGGCGTACTCCCGCCGAGCCGCCGAGTACATCGACCGGCTCGGGTCCATGAGCGCGGTGCACGCCTCGGATCGCCAGCTCATCGACAACTGGATCGAGCTCGTCGACGGCCCGGTGCTCGACGCGGGCTGCGGACCGGGGCACTGGACGGACTACCTCGCGGGCCGCGGACTCGATGCCCGTGGCATCGACCTCGTTCCCGGCTTCCTCGAGTACGCCCGCGCGACCCACCCCGGAGTCCGGTTTGACACCGGGAGCATCGACCGGATCGAGCAGGCGGACGACTCGCTCGGCGGCGTGCTCTCGTGGTTCTCGACGATCCACCACCACCCGTCGCGCATCGCCGTGCCGATCGGCGAGTTCGCCAGGGTGCTCCGTCCGGGCGGTGTGCTGGTGCTCGGCTTCTTCGAGGGCCCCGCACTCGAGGAGTTCGACCACGCGGTGGCACCCGCCTGGCGATGGCCGGCACCCGAGCTGCACCGCCTCCTCGAGGAGTGCGGCTTCGAGACCCTCGAGACCCACCTGCGCACCGGCCAGGGTCATCGCCCACTGGGCGCGATCCTCTGTCGGCTGCAACACCCCTAGGCGTGCGACAGATACCGGGCCAGTCGCGCCTCGCTCGCGAACCTCGGCTTCCCGTACGGGTCGATCCCCGCACCTCGCGAATCGCAGCCCTTGACGCCCGGACACCGACCGCTTACATTTAAGCACTTCATTAATTAAGGAGTCGCTTACATTGGCGGATGCGCACGACGAGCTCAGCGTGGTGTTCCAGGCGTTGGCCGACCCGACGCGGCGCGGAATCCTCTCGCGCCTGCGCGAGGGACCGACGACCGTCGGAGACCTGGCCGAGCCGTTCGCGATCAGTCGCCCCGCGATCTCGCAGCACCTCAAGGTGCTCGAGCGGGCCGGCCTCATCGAGCGCACCGCGAACGCCCAGTGGCGCACCTGCACGCTCCGCACCGAACCGCTCGACGAGGCATCCGCCTGGGTCGACCGGCATCGCGGCGAATGGAACGAGCGCTTCGACCTGCTGAGCGAACGACTCCGAGCATTGAAAGGACAGACGGATGCCTGAGCAGACCGCCACCGGATCGAAGCAGTTCACCATCACCCGCGTCTTCGACGCCCCGCGCGAGGTCGTCTGGAACGCATGGACCGACCCCGACGAAGCCGCCATCTGGTGGCACCCACGTGGCATCGAGACCCCGCGGGATTCCGTCGTGATCGACGCCCGCCCCGGCGGGAGCTACCGCTACACGATGATCGCGCCCGACGGCACCGAGTACCCGACCTTCGGCGTCTACCGCGAGATCACGCCGCCGTCGCGACTCGTCTTCACGTGGGGGTCCCCCGGCGACCCCGATGATCTCGTGCCGGTCATCAGCATCGACCTCGCCGTGCACGGCGAGGCGGGGGAGCAGACCCTGATGACGTTCCACGTCCAGGGCGTGGAGGGTGCGGCCGGTGACGAGTACGTCTACGACGGGTGGGACTCCGCGTTCGACCTGCTCGTCGAACGCCTCGACTCCGAGGTGCAGTGATGGGTCGCCTCATCGTCGAGCAGGTCGTCACGGTCGACGGGTACGCCGCTGACCCCGACGGCGGCATCGACTTCTTCGAGGCACTCGTGCGCCCGGGCGCCGACGGCGAGGTCGACTTCAACGACGCCGAGCAGCTCGCCTACGTCCGACAGGCCGATGCGATCCTCTTCGGCGCGACCACCTACCGGATGTTCGCCGACTACTGGCCGGGGGTCGACCCCGAGGTCGAGCACGTCGCCGAGCTCATCGACCGGCTGCCCAAGTTCGTGGTCTCGAACACGCTGGCCGCGGCTCCGTGGGGCGACGGCGAGATCGAGATCCTCCGCGGCGACGGCGTCGATGCGGCCACCGCGCTCGTGCAGCGATTCGAGACCGTGATCGTCTGGGGAAGCCTCACCCTCACCGATGCCCTGCTCACCGCCGGGCTCGTCGACGAGCTGCACCTTCGCGTCGTGCCCGTGCTCCTCGGCGGCGGACGCTCGTTCACACCGGTCGCGATCGGCGACCGCGCCCTCGAGTTCGTCCACGCCGAACCGCGGCCGGGCGGCGTCGTGAACCTGACCTACGCGTTGCGCTGAGGCGCATCGGCATCGGCGTCGGCGTCAGCAACGGGGTCGGCGTCAGCAACGGGGTCGGCGTCGGCGCTTGCGACAGCACTGGCGTCGGCCGCCGCCGGCACCGACGTCTCGCCACCCTCGTACTCCGCCGAGAGCAGGCGATACGAGCGCGTCGTGAATGCGGCGAGCGCGAGCACGACCATGGCGAGCCCCGAGATCAGGAACACGAGCGCGATGCCCCTGGCCTCGCCGTCGCCGAGGAGCCAGCCCCACGCCTGCTGACCGGCATCCGTCTTCATGTAGGGGATGATGATGAACTCGGCGATGGGGGCGATGAGGAACGCGGTGATCGGGGCCGCCGCCGATTCGACCGCGGCCGCGAACCCGAAGACGCGCCCTTGGCGGGTGAACGGCACGACCTTCTGGATCACGGTCTGCTCGGCCGCCTCGACGGCCGGGATGAGCGTCATGTAGAGCCAGATTCCGACGCCGTAGAGCACCCACCACTCGCGGATCGTGAAGAGCGCGCCGAGCACGCCCATGGCGACGACGAGCAGCAGCATCGTGCGGATCGGGTTCTTGCCGAGGCCGAACTTCGCGATGATGAGTCCGCCGATGACGAATCCGGTGGCCGAGACGCCGAGCACGATGCCCCAGATCTCGACCGGGAAGAGGGTGAGGCCGTACGGGTCCATCAGCGCCATGTAGACGCCGCCGATGAGGTTGTTGAACGTCGAGAAGATGATCAGGGCGAATAGCCCGGGCGCCGCCCGCACCGCGGCGATGCTGCCCTTGAGGTCGATGGTCGAGGCGCGTTCGCCCTCGGCCGGCACGGGCTGCGCCTCAGGGACCTTCAGGAACAGCAGGTGCGCGAGTGCCACGAGGGTGAGCACGATCGCGATGACGAGGGTCCAGCCCATGCCGAGCAGGCCGATCGCGAGGCCGCTGAACACGCTCGTGACGATGAAGGCGAGTCCCTGCACGGTGCCGACGAGGCCGTTGGCGTTCGCGTGCCGTTCGACCGGCACCAGCAGCGTGACCGTCGTCGAGAGGGCGATGTTGCGCATGTGCTCGACGACCGCGCCGAGCAGGATGATGCCCGAGAACGCCCAGAACCACGGGCCGCCGAGGTCGAGGAGCGCCGACTCGGGCTGCAGCAGGTACAGCACCCCGGCGATGACGAAGGCCGCGAGCGTGATGACGCTCGAGAGGATCATCACCTGCAGCTTGCGATGCCGGTCGACGATCGAGCCGAACAGCATCGCGAAGAACGCGATGAGCAGCATGTAGGCGCCGCCGATGATGCCCGTCGCGAGCACCGAGCGGGTCTCGAGGTAGACCCAGAACGTGAGTGCGAACCAGAGGAAGCTCGTGGTGACGTTGGCGATCGCGGTGTTCACGAGCACCTGCATGAACGTGCGCATGCCGTTGGGCGGCGGAACCACCTCTGGCTGCGTCTGGACCTGCTCCGGCTCGCTCACCCTGCGAGGCTAGCCAGCACCGCCGACATCCGGAACCCCCGACGCACGTCGCCGCCGTCCTGAGTCCGCCGGCCTGCGTCCGCCGACCCGAGCGCACTGACGACGACCTCCCCCGCGCGGCGGAGCGCCCTCCGTGTCGCCCGCCCAGAACCACCCGCACGACGGATGCCGCGGCCCCGCGGCATCCGTACGGTGAAGCCATGCTCGAACTCCACGACATCACCAAGCGCTACGGCGAGCGCCTCGCCCTCGATCACGTGAGCTTCGCCGTCGGCGATGGCCGACTCACCGGATTCGTCGGCGGCAACGGCGCCGGCAAGACCACGACCATGCGGATCATCCTCGGCGTGCTCGCGTCCGACGGCGGAACCGTCACGCTCGACGGTGCACCCGTCGGCGCGACCGACCGCCGCCGCTTCGGCTACATGCCCGAGGAACGCGGCCTCTACCCCAAGATGAAGGTGCTCGAACAGACCGTCTACCTGGCCCGCCTGCACGGCTGGGCTCCCGCCGCCGCCAGGGCCAACGCGCTCGAACTCCTCGAGCGGCTCGGCCTCGGCGAGCGCACCGACGACACCATCGAGTCGCTCTCGCTCGGCAACCAGCAGCGCGCGCAGATCGCCGCGGCCCTGGTGCACCGCCCCGAGATGCTCGTGCTCGACGAGCCGTTCTCCGGCCTCGACCCCATGGCGGTCGAGACCGTGCAGAGCGTGCTCGCGGATGTCGCGGCCACCGGCACCCCCGTGCTGTTCTCGTCGCACCAGCTCGACATCGTCGAGCGCCTCTGCGACGACCTCGTGATCATCGCCGGAGGCCGCATCGCGGCATCCGGAACCGGTGATGCCCTGCGCGCCCAGCACGGCACCGAACGCTGGGAGCTGCTCGTCGCGGGCGACGCCGGGTGGCTGCGCCAGCAGCCCGGCATCCGCGTCATCGAATTCGACGGGGGTTGGGCCGTGTTCGAGGCCGAGACGGATGCCGCGCGCGAGGCCGCCCTCGCCGAAGCCGTCGCCCGTGGCGGACTCGTCAGTTTCTCGCGCGAGCGCACCTCGCTCGCCCAGATCTTCAAGGAGGTCGTGCGATGAGCACCACCCTCGACCGCCCCGCGACCCCGCGATTCGTCGACAGCGTCGGCCTCATCGCCGGCCGCGAGATCACGATGCGGCTGCGCAGCAAGACGTTCCTCATCTCGACGGGCGTGCTCATGCTCGCGGTGCTCGCCTCGGTCGTGCTCGGCAGCCTGTTCGGCGGCCAGTCCGACGCGCCCAAGGTGGCCGTGGTCGCCGGCGCCTCGTCGGCGGTCGACGGCAACGCCGCGCTCGACGTCGTGTCGGTCGACGACCAGGCTGCCGGCGAGCAGTTGCTGCGCGACGGCGAGGTCGATGCGATCGTGGTGCCCGCAGCATCCGACCCGCTGGGCGTCACCGTGATCGGACTCGACCAGACGCCGTCCGACGTCGTGCAGGCCCTCGCCGTGTACCCGAGCGTCGAACTGCTCGAGCCCGCCGCGGTCGACCCCGGCCTCGCCTACCTCGTGGCCTTCGGCTTCGGCATCGTCTTCTTCATGTCGGCGATCACGTTCGGCTCGACGATCGCCCAGTCCGTCGTGGAAGAGAAGCAGACGCGCGTCGTCGAGATCCTGCTCTCGACCGTGTCGGCGCGTGCGCTGCTCACCGGAAAGGTCATCGGCAACAGCGTCCTCGCGTTCGGCCAGATCCTCGCGATCGCGGTGATCGCCCTGCTCGGGCTCATGCTGACGGGGCAGCGGGTGCTGCTCGGCGGCCTCGGCGCCTCCGTGATCTGGTTCGTGGTGTTCTTCGCGGTCGGGTTCGTGATGCTCGCGGCCCTCTTCGCGGCGACCGCGGCCATGGTCTCGCGCGCCGAGGACATGGGCTCGGTGACCACGCCCGTGACGATGCTCATCATGCTGCCGTACTTCCTCATCATCTTCTTCAACGACAACCCCACCGTGCTCGCGATCATGAGCTACGTGCCGTTCTCGGCGCCGGTCGGCATGCCGATGCGGGTGTTCCTCGGCACGGCCGAGTGGTGGGAACCGTTCGTGTCGCTCGCGATCCTGATCGCCACGACCGTGCTCGCGGTCCTCATCGGCGAGCGCATCTACCGCAACTCGCTGCTGAAGACCGGCCCCCGCGTCAAGCTCGGCGAGGCGCTGCGCGGCTGAGCGCACTGGAGCACGAGCAGAGCGAGCGGATGCCGCGGGCGGGAGCCCGCGGCATCCGTGCGTCTGGCCGGCGCGCGGTCCGTCGACCCGGCGCACGGCAGGTTGTATCGACACCCGATCCCGCCACGGGCAGCCTGTTCACGTGACTTTCACCGGACCATGGGCGGGTCGCGGGCGGTCCGCGTGAACCGGCGGCGAACATGTCTCGACAACTTCCGGATCCCGGTGCCGGGCGATCGCGCCTGACCAAGACTGGGCTCGCGGCGGCATCCGTCGCCGCGACACCCACCGGAAGGCCCACCTTTCATGCCATCGCCGAACCGCGCGATCCGCGCCGTCTCGACCACGTTCCTCGCCGCCGCCCTCGTCGCGGCGCCCATCTGCGCGCAGGCCGCCTCGGCCGCCTCGGCCGCCCCCGTCGCCGCTGCCGCCGACGGTTCCCGCACCGCGAAGACCCTCGTCGTCGGCATCGACGGCGCGAGCTTCGACTTCCTCGAGCCGGCCGAGATGCCGAACCTCGTCGCCCTCCGCGCCGCGGGCCTGACCGCGACGAGCAACCTCTACGCGCAGCCCATGGCCGGCACCATCTCGGGCGCGGGCTGGTCGACGATCGCCACGGGCGTGTGGCCCGACAAGCACCGAGTTCCCGACAACAACTTCAGCAACCCGAACTACGGCGAGTACCCCGATTACCTCACGCGCATCGAGACCGCGAAGCCCGAGCGCTCGACGCTCGTCGTCGGAACCTGGGGGCCGATCCCCGGCACCATCTTCGGTCCGAAGGTCGACCAGCGCATCGCCGGAGGCAACGACGTGGGCACCACCGCGAGGACCGTGGCGGCCCTCTCCACCGGCAACCCCGACGACGTGTTCGTGCATCTCGACGAGGTCGACG
Encoded proteins:
- a CDS encoding PIG-L deacetylase family protein; its protein translation is MRKRTVALITVSAVVLALAGGVYWAGRDLFHEPSAKGVESVVGELGGTRVLGVFAHPDDEQTVNGLFFRAKHRDGAYTAMITATRGEAGEQGPVVGRQEDLGDIRKAEALKNSFNLGVDEHEVWDYPDGGVPEADEDELVDRVAATMRRVKPDVVVTFWPESGATGHKDHMQMGHVTELAIAQLEEAGGSYTGPDQIAYTISPTKALIAFGGKVGAFVVANQPEPNYAMPAEVGTKFEGWQIHASQRDFMPESYILPTWAIYALWDHEFYRTRDLAAEPLG
- a CDS encoding alpha/beta fold hydrolase, whose amino-acid sequence is MPSITSSDDVDLHYLEWGDPSARTVVLIAGFKAAATSWRYQVKPLERAGLRVIAFDRRGHGRSGVGPADGHTMRRHGADIRDLLESLDLHDATLVGQSMGANSIWAMLRATPDAAARVRDVVTVDQTPKMLNDDDWAHGFYDYDATNRDTFFATGIPDPGRFPAKAKGLVRIARILRAMELPKGGKPTFTAAELELLHDHAIADWRSTIAATSVPTLFVAGAESEFWPSAHAAASAALNSLASSTVIAHDGHAANIEQPARFNDELLAFLAR
- a CDS encoding FAD-binding oxidoreductase is translated as MSSAAPPNHAAPIDARPVVDRGAVVAELQRLLRADQVVTDAAALAEYAHDDAEWAPFELPLAVVLAEHEGDVAAVVRLAAASGARVVPRGGGTGLSGGANAVADGIVLSLERMTRIVEIDAAERFAVAEAGVINDTLRQAVAEQGLWYPPDPASYRISTIGGNAATNAGGICCVKYGVTRDYVLGLRVVLADGEIVDLGRRTAKGVTGFDLTALMVGSEGTLGIITQVTVKLLPLAGREERAVVGAFGSLIAAGEAVSAISASGIVPSALEILDRTCIEAVDAWQSLGLPHGVDTLLLAKVDEVAALGERHAASVADLMTGAGALSVEQAADADEVDRLFVARRLAYPALERLGPVLTEDICVPRGAVPEMLARIQSAAAEFDVVIANIAHAGDGNLHPLIIAPEGDDAAKARAKLAFDRIVDECRALGGTVTGEHGVGLLKLPGARAELGDRVIAMHAAIKQALDPKGTLNPGKAF
- a CDS encoding EXPERA domain-containing protein, with amino-acid sequence MTAVTPPDGATEAGPAAAASVDPTAHATVDPCRPPNLGLRERRFDWFFIVMFSLFTITSLISDLLPSIGVDFSQPSSNFFVNSNWWYAHDTDPLFMEPPTWMRIVTGLSAFVYMPFYIVLVISLVRGWNWIQLPSVIYATMISTITGIIVFGVEFFGEPEWVTPNPVKFLAFNLPYVLVPIVLLVRMRKPRPFARRF
- a CDS encoding histidine kinase encodes the protein MSATVAPPVIDGVEWVRPRPDRRAYRHDVILALVLAAATGASVVLYRITGMTENGPWWGAALWAVGMTLPLAARRRWPEVVAIVASAVFVAGSMTGVIELLFSNIALFIAIYTVGAWSRSRVRANLVRGAIVISMFGWLFWGLITSSLAQDFLPELDRDGLLSPFVAYSLINVLTNLLYFGGAWYFGDTAYRSARARAELEQRTAELAAERERTRVQAVALERLRIARELHDVVAHHVSVIGVQAGAARRVLAKDPDAAAAALSSIESSARDAVDELHGLLGTLRGEADTGSIDVAPGIGDDGPLTASTSTRCIERIDELVADSATSGLAVTLSVVGEARPVSAVVDLSAYRIAQEALTNVRKHAGPSATTEVRVRWDADAVEVEVTNTGTATRAAVGPSTEAAGWGVRGAAGGGSAGSGRSPVAGGHGAAGGGLGQLGMRERVGAAGGTLEVGPRARGGYLVRARFPLRREGVAS
- a CDS encoding response regulator, whose product is MSIRVLVVDDQSLVRAGFRTILDSEDGIEVVGEASDGAAAITQVAALQPDVVCMDVQMPGMDGLEATRRITADATTSAAVLVLTTFNREDYLFEALEAGASGFLLKNSSPEQLIEAVQVVARGDALLSPDVTRRVIEAVASRAERMPRAGEVPETGAGSALASETGARSSSVAAMPVSGSPELDSLTDREREVLEFLAEGISNAEIAQRMWVGEATVKTHVSKVLMKLGLRDRVHAVVYAYEHGIVRPGS